The Shewanella pealeana ATCC 700345 genome contains the following window.
TGTACTATGGCCGACACTTCGACGTGTGCTCCTGCAAGTTCTCCCTCTTGGGTTTGCTTGTAGATGGTGGAGAACACAGGCTTTAACGCGCGAAATGCTTGATCTGGGCTTTCGGCTGCTGCGCCAGCATTGGCAAGGTTACTGGCAACGGTATTGAGGCGAATCGTTTGCGCGTTCATGCCTGCACCGGCAATTTGATAGATTTCTGCGAATGACATGGCTGTAGTTATTTACCTTCGATGGCGGTACGTAATCCTGAAATCTTCATGTTGAGAAAGGTCAGGCTAGTTTGGTAATCCATGGAGTTTTGTGAGTATCTCGCCTGCTCTAAACTTAACTCTACGGTGTTTTGATCTGCGGAAGTCTGGTGTGGAATACGGTAACCAACTTGGTAATCTTGGTTAGGTGTCATTCCCGAGTTGAGCTGAGTCATCACAGCATTAAAGTCCAGATCTCTAGCCTTGTAGCCGGGAGTTTCTGCGTTGGCTAAATTACCTGCCAGCATTTTGCTGCGCTCGACTCTGAAGTCTAACGTGTGTGGGTGTACACCTAATGCGGCATCGAGGTTGATAGCCATTGCAACTCCTAGTATGGTATGTGCTGTTTATTATTTTCCCTATTATCCAATTAATGTGCCAAGATGCTTAATCTCTATTTATCAAGTAATTACACTGTATTTGCATCATTTGCAGGAACTATAACTTCCTGTGCCTTGCTTATATTTTCCTGTTTGTTTCCGCATATTGTCGTGGCACAAGAAGCCACTGGGGCCAGCACACAACTTGAGCAAGAAATGACTCAGTTGATTACTCGTGAAATCAATCAGTGGCAAAAGCTGATGGGGATAGCGCAGTTAACTGCAAAAATTAAAGTCAGAGTACCTTCGGGGGCTAAGCGGCTAGATGTTTGTCAATCGGGCTTAAGCATAGAAGCTGGCGCTATCCCTTTAGGCAATGTGCAGCGTAAGGTGAATTGTGCGTCCCAAGGCTGGAGTTTGTACGTTCGAGCGACAGTAGAGGTCAGGGCTAAAGTGCCCGTTGCCAATCGTCTATTAAGGCGTGGAGAACATATTTCGCTTGCCGATATCGAGTGGCAAGAGGTCAATCTAGATGCATCTGATCGAAACTTAGTGGGGCAGTTAGATCAAATCGTTGGCCGACAGGTGGTGAGAAAATTGCGTCGACATCAGGCGATTAAATCGCAGCAACTGGATGATCCACAATGGGTTAATATTGGTGACCGAGTCATTATCGAGGCGCGTAGCAATGGCTTTTATGCCAATATGCCAGGTGAAGCACTCGAAGGTGGCGGGCAGGGGCAAGCCATTAGGGTAAGAAACTTAAGCTCAGGCAAAGTCATTTCGGCCTATCCTATCGCGAAGGGGCGAGTGGCCACTCAATTTTAACTGCTGAAGCCGAGAATCTTTTGCCAAGTAAATGGCGTTAATTTCAGTTGTGTTATCTTTCTGTCGCTCTAGTTATTTATAGGCGTATTTAATGGAGCCAGTATGGAGATTAATAAAGTAAACAGTACGGTAAATACTGAAATGGGTACCAATCGGAGTAAAACCTTCAGTTTGGTCCAGCCTCAGGAGCCTCAAGCTGTTGTTAAAAAGCCCCAAGCTGAGGTTAGCGATGATTGTAAACTCATTGCGCATAACCAGCCGCAGCTTGAGCAGTTAGCCGATGTCGACCTAGATAAGGTTGCGCAGATCCGTCAATCACTGATTGATGGTAGCTTTGAGATTGATATCGACAAGATGGTCGATGCCATGGTGCAGCAGCATGGTTAAGCCTGTTAGTCAGAGTAATAAGCGCGAGCTTGTTATGGGCTTAGTAAAAGGCATTCGGCAAGATATCGAGGATTATCGTCAGCTAAAAAGTCTATTGAATCGTCAGCGTGAGCTGATGCAGCGTCGCGACAATCAAGGTCTTAATGAGCACAATAAGCTGCAATCTAGCCTGTGTAATAGCTTGATGGTTAAGGCGAGCGATAGAGGACTGTTGTTGCAGGACTTGGGCTTTGCTGGAGATGCGAGTGGTATGCAGGCGTTAATCGCAAGGCTGCCTAAAGCCTCTTCTGAGCAAGTGGCTAATCTTTGGGATAACTTGCTTGGCTTGGTCAGAGAGAGCAAACAAATTAACGAAGATAATGGCAAGCTATTGGTCGCGCAGCAGGAGGTGATTAACCAACTCCTGAACCCGAGCAATGAGCTGGCAATTGATTATGGTGATCTGCGCTAAAAGGACGTTTGTCGCCTAAGTGGTAGCGTAACGTCCCGCTAGATCATCTAATTGCTTCTGTTCTTGGCGATCTTGCTGGTATTGAAGTTGTTGCTTCCGCTCTTGATAAAGCCAGTGTATTCCTTGCTGGCGGCCTAATTGACG
Protein-coding sequences here:
- the flgC gene encoding flagellar basal body rod protein FlgC, which codes for MSFAEIYQIAGAGMNAQTIRLNTVASNLANAGAAAESPDQAFRALKPVFSTIYKQTQEGELAGAHVEVSAIVQSDAPLDLRYEPNHPFADEQGYVAYSNVNTVEEMADMMAASRSFETSVEVMNRARSMQQGLLQLGTK
- a CDS encoding flagellar basal body rod protein FlgB; translated protein: MAINLDAALGVHPHTLDFRVERSKMLAGNLANAETPGYKARDLDFNAVMTQLNSGMTPNQDYQVGYRIPHQTSADQNTVELSLEQARYSQNSMDYQTSLTFLNMKISGLRTAIEGK
- the flgA gene encoding flagellar basal body P-ring formation chaperone FlgA; this translates as MAQEATGASTQLEQEMTQLITREINQWQKLMGIAQLTAKIKVRVPSGAKRLDVCQSGLSIEAGAIPLGNVQRKVNCASQGWSLYVRATVEVRAKVPVANRLLRRGEHISLADIEWQEVNLDASDRNLVGQLDQIVGRQVVRKLRRHQAIKSQQLDDPQWVNIGDRVIIEARSNGFYANMPGEALEGGGQGQAIRVRNLSSGKVISAYPIAKGRVATQF
- the flgM gene encoding flagellar biosynthesis anti-sigma factor FlgM, which encodes MEINKVNSTVNTEMGTNRSKTFSLVQPQEPQAVVKKPQAEVSDDCKLIAHNQPQLEQLADVDLDKVAQIRQSLIDGSFEIDIDKMVDAMVQQHG
- a CDS encoding flagellar protein FlgN; this encodes MVKPVSQSNKRELVMGLVKGIRQDIEDYRQLKSLLNRQRELMQRRDNQGLNEHNKLQSSLCNSLMVKASDRGLLLQDLGFAGDASGMQALIARLPKASSEQVANLWDNLLGLVRESKQINEDNGKLLVAQQEVINQLLNPSNELAIDYGDLR